The window TCCTATTTGTTGGCCGGGCCTGGGACGCTGTCACAGACCCAACAGTAGGTTTCCTGGTGAGCCGGAGTAGATGGACCAGCGTTGGCCGCATGATGCCCTGGTAGGTGTCTGAATCTAACAGCAGCACATTATCTCAGGACACGTTCACGAAGCAAAGAGGATATTAAGTGATGATAAGGAAATACTGAAAATGATTAGATAGGATATTGAGTAGGGTGAGAAATGTGAGGCAAAAGTACTGGCAAAAAACAGCTCATGAACTGGTAGcagtaaccatggcaacagggaTGAAGTGGCTACTGAGGAAGATAAGTGGTTAGAGTGCGAGAATATAGTCTGTATGAAACACAGTGCATCAGAAACCCCTATGACACATACCAAACCTAAGAAGAGCTTTTAAGCTTGTAGCGAACTAGGTACATTCCTGTTGACTTGCTAGAAGTCGccttcttcttccttgcctttgttggcgcattACTGCGTTTCctccacctgtagatcagtggaatagtgtgaaaccctTGACAGTTTGTGTGGATTGCATCACCCAcatgcttgtgcatgtgtgtcctcaTATGCATTCACGACCACATACAAAATGGGGGCTCACTCAAACATTGTTCCATAGCGCtacaagtggtcaaaaactaccacagggtacctttttaATTTCCTATACGTGTGTGCAGTATGAATGAAATCTgctattataatatatataatttactaTATATACCAAGATATAGTGAATTAGTAAAATAAACcatttatagataaaataaccagatggATTTTGGTTAATCTGATTAACTAAATATCTGAAAAATCCAAGTATTTAGTCACATTAAGCCAAGATTCTGTCATTTCCATGAAGCCGTTCTGctcattgatttgatttgtctaCAAAGATCTAACAGCCAAGTCTACGGAATTACGTCAATCctatgtatgaatgtgtttgaCTATCGTACATGTTAGCTTTGTGATACGCTGACGACCAGCATGCAACCCATCATAGGTATCCCCTTCCACTTGCCAAAAGCATGCTGGCATTGGCTCAGCTCCCTGCAGCCCTGAACAGGCTAGatatatgttttaatatatttttaccGTAAGCACTGAGAGGCTCAGCATGAAGCAAGGAAAAGTGCAggttgtaaaattataaaattcaAACGCTCTGCTTCAGAGCATAAGATTACTTCTGCAACTAAATGTATACAGCCAAGGTAATATGGCCATGGAATCCTGACAGTTGAAGTCAGTTTGTAAAGAAAGATGACCTTGATGAAATGGGGTGCAGCTTCTTTtacttgtgagtgtgtgtgagaagggaAGGAGTGTGTGAAATGTGGCAGCTTGATAGGACAAGTGTTAGAGAAGATTGTCTTGTTCAGAAACCATCGCTTAAGGCAACAATGTAATCTGCACTGGAATGGATCTAAATATTTTACGGGCGTTTTTTTCTcacatgatgtcacagtgacGTCTTGAGCATTGTGGGTATTTGAGTCAGAAATGCTAGCTGTGCATGAGCTGCACTTGTGCGGGGGattggggggagggggtttacCGGCTTCTGCTGTGATTGGTCCAACCTACAACACACCATCAGCCTCAAACCAATAGGGGTGTGTccgtctttgtgtgtgtgtgtgtgtgtgtgtgtgtgtgtgtgtgtgtgtgtgtgtgtgtgtgtgtgtgtttgggagggGGTTTGGCAGAAGCAGAGAGAGGTTACTTTGTGTCAAGTGGCCTCCTTGGTAGGAATAATGGAGGTCATTGTTAAAGGCAACATGTACATGAAGCGAAACAATCAGCCCTTAGATAAGAACACACAGATGTCTTTTTATGTCCTCACTTGTCCTTCCAATATGTtgggaaaatgttttacataaaGATATTGTGACATGAGACCGGAATGGGACATTTGCCTTGTTTTAGCTAAGTTTTTAGCATTAGCACTTTGTACACTGATTTAGCGTATGTACCTCAAGGTCATTTCCTGTGCCTTACTGACAAATGTGACATGCAAAGAATCTGTGCTGTGTTCAATCAGCCACACCAGTGTGCAAACTCTTGCAACCTGGCCTCTATTTCCAGATAATTTAGCTCTCACTAACCTAATTCACTCAGACATCAGATGGAATCAAGGAGGTGCTTTCTTTCTTATTTCCCACGTGTGCCACACAAAGGGGGTTCATACAACCATGTGTGAGTGCAGAAGTGTCACATTCAATGAAGAAATATCTCTCTGTGTTCACTGATACAGCCCTGAGGGATGTCTTTTGCATGACAGCTCAATAACAAAAATTAGAGGCAAAAATGCAGGAGGGTGAATTCAAAGTGTGCGGCTCTTAACTATAAAGCTCCAACTAATggctattttcattattgattcatcttccagctattttttcagttaattgtttggtctactaaatgtcagaaaatagcgaaaaatcacaatttccaGTAGCCCAATGTGACGtgttcaaatagcttgttttattcagccaacagtccaaaacccaaaggtattggtttactatcacataagcaGTAAAACTACaattgagaaactggaaccagagaatatttatatatatttttttgcttgaaTAATAACTTAAATGATGAATCAATGATTGTTTTCTGTTAAGTGACTTATTCTTTCAGCTCTACTGAACCTGTTGGGGTTTGTTGATGCTAACAAGAGACACATGGTTTCCTGTTGGCACAAAAATATCTTGCAGTCATGCTCATGTTCATTAGGAGTTTTATCTGGACTGTtgtctgttttgaaaagtttctGAGGTGGCACCAGCTTCTCTGAGGTCAGCCGGAGGTCAtacaaagctgaggaaaaggcTGTTGAGAGTGAGCGGGGTGAGAGCGAGGTGGGCCAGCCCACCCTCGTCTCCTTATGCAGCCTGAGCCCTTTCTCCCCACACAAGCTCTAACAAGGCAGGTTTAGGGGTATTTTTCACAAAGCAGCATGAGAGAGTAGAAAAGAAGTGACTGCAAGGGATTAAAAATTAAGGGGGGATGGTAAAGCTACAGTAACACTTATAATTCATTAAACACTCTTTAGCACACTTGggcacactttttttttgtttcaagcCAAACGGTACATGGAAGGTGAACCCCACTGTAGTGACTCAAATTAGacaaaatatctgcaaaacactACAAATTgttatctttttaaatttgcCTTCACCACACTGTCTCCTAACAATCCTCCACCACTTTCTTCCCAGGATCCTTTGCTCTACTCCGTTTGCAGTGCTGACTTACTTCCTGATCTGGTACGTGCCGCCTTTTGAACAAGGGAAGGTCGTCTGGTACCTGATCTTTTACTGCCTCTTCCAGTCAATGCAGACGGTCAGTATTTCGTGTTGACACTCCCCAGTACTTTGTTTCCTCTTGGTCCTAATGTGTACACTAGCctaactgtgtgtttatgtacattcACAGTGCTTCCATGTGCCATATTCAGCCCTCACCATGTTTATCAGCAACGACCAGAAAGAGAGGGACTCAGCCACAGCTTATCGTACGTCAGCTCTCCAGATGGTTTGTacgtgtttttatgtgtgttgttgttcatGTGCTGACACTGCATTTCTGTGTTGCTCTCAGGTATGATGGTGGAGGTGCTGGGCACAGTTCTGGGCACCGCAATCCAGGGACAGATAGTAGGTGGCGCCACAGATTGTCCCACTGAGCCTGATGTCCCCGATAGCAGTAACTCAACCAAAATCAACATGTCCAGAGTTGCACTGGATGAGACGGTGAGTCTCTTGAGTGTATTGCATTGTGTCAGATAAATGATATTTACAACTAGTCCAAGCTAATGCTGTCTTTTCTGTCCTCAGAAACAAGCTTACTTGATTGCTTCAGGGGTCATCTGCATCATCTACGTCCTCTGTGccactattttgttttttggtgtgAAGGAGCAAAAAGGTATGAATCCatgaaataatatttataatgttttaAAGCAGAGCTGTGGACTCTAAGGACTTTAGACTCGACTTGACATAATCAACGAAGACTTTTACACCAATGACTCGTGACTTCACTTAGAACCTTTTTTAGCCTTCTGACTTAGAaagaaaattgttttaaaatcgTGTGCAGCAAATAAACTCGTACTTTTCCTGACAACAGATATACTCTAACACACCAGACAGATAATGATGATACCTCGGATCATCACACTGGGATGTAAGGGACAGCGATATTCAGAACTTTTGGCAAAAAATACAGATAATTGTAGTTGTCACAGGAATAACATACCAAGGCACACCtgatcattttgctttttaaatgttattaagtTCATTTGAAGTTAATGGAATGCAACATTTAAAAGCATTCATTAATTCTGTAAATGTAGTACACTATTACCCTAAAATTTCAAAATGGCATTAAATTAGGTGATGGCTACATAATGACTTGTTTAGGACTCAAAGCACAAAATGTAGGTCTTGGACTTGATCCAGGACTTCATAGCCAAGATTTGAGACTTACTGGTGTCTAGCAAAACCATGACTTCATCAGGTGTCCTTGGGAGACATTTGTCCTACTccaaaaaaatgtcagacttgGTGGCCATACAAATTAGACACATTCCATCTTATCAACATGACTATGTATCGTGCATGAAATTCCTTACAGCAAAGATTTTCACGTGTCTTATCTTTGTTCTCTTCTCCTCCGTGTTGGATTATAGAGAGCGGGCGAAAAAGATCCCAGCTCCTCACCTTCCGCCAGGGCCTGTGGCTGGTGATAAGTCACGGGCCATACATCAAACTGGTCATCGGCTTCCTCTTCACCTCTCTGGCCTTCATGGTAATAGTGTTTTATTATCTGTCTCATATTGGATGCACaagttattttgtattaatttgatgAAGTCAtagttaaaggaataattccacattttgggaaataacttctcatctaacgaCAAGACTCatatcatatacagtacagccaggagacagttagcttagctaagcataaaggctggaaacaaggggaaataGCTaccctagctctgtccaaaggtaaaaccacaacttgtttttaaactttggcttttgtaaggattaaacaaaagagatataatgtaaagtgtatttcccaaaatcccCAAACTGTTCCTTATCTGTAAATGTAGTTTGCAGAAAAATGACTCTTCTTAATTTGTCTTTAACAGCTACTGGAGGGAAACTTTGCTCTTTTCATCACCTACGCTCTTGGCCACAGGAAGGACTTCCAGAATATTCTCCTGGTCATCATGgtgagtgtttctgttttcCCCCGAAGGACTCTTCGCCTCCTTGTAAAAGCCCTATTCAATATAAGATTTGAAGGACATCAGTGCAATCTGTAGCAAAAAACCCTGTTTGGTTGTCCTTGTGGCAGAGAGTAAGGTAGGGTTTTCAGCCCGAACTCTGAGGCCTTTCCTCACATGAGGAGACGCATGGTACCAGGGCTGAAAGGGCAGATTTTCAGGGTGAGAGGAGGTGTTGTTTGGGCTCCTGGGAACCTGTCtcccagacacacactcacatagcGTTAGCAGGAGATCGAGGGAGAGACAGGCACACAGTGGAGCTTTTGTTGCCTTGGTGATCCTTCACTGCCACCCTGAGAACTGCCACCATTGGTTGCGCCCTCCTTTCCATCCTTTCCTCACTGCTTTCTGCTCTGGTGCCTTTCCCTCTGATTAGGAGTGGAAACATTTTTGGGCACCACAATTGGAAAGGTGGGAGTTGAGGGggagaaaagaaatattttccACAGTTGATGTTCATATTATTTCTCAGGCTGCTAAGTTGTCAGTGGCAGGATTGTTCTTGTGTGGGCATTTAACACTGCTTGACCAAGTTTGGCCTAGAGGTCGAAGATTGTCTGCTCAAGACCACACAGAGCACATTGTGCCCTTGTCCCTTGACCTCCTCCTGCAGTGGTCACTTTATTCTTTCAGTTTCCCACATTTTTCAGAATTTTAATGAAGCCCAGTTAGAattttgactgattttttttttttttaatggagaaTATGTTTCTTATTGTGGCTGCTTGTTATAATTTAGGCTGCAGCGAGGATTTTAGATATATCGAGGTCTTGTAGTGCTGCAAGTCCTACatgcagcttttgttttttggataTGAATTGTTTTTCGCCTGATTTGGCCAGAAAAACGGCTAACTCAACATACATACTTTTCATGGTTTCCAGACATATTTCTTAAGAAGGGAATATAGGATTCATATTTTCATCTAAATGTTGCAAAGGAAAATCTATGCATGGCAACAAAGAATCACCCTTAAAACAAAGCTGACAATGAAGAGtgtcttattatttttatatttttgtgccATCTATGACTTTTctactaaaaaaacaaaacaaaacatggttaTACAAGACCATATACACCACAGGATATGACATACTCCAGCAGAGACCTAAATTTCAAACTACAAGTTGATTTTAGTCCTTGATCATTATCTGggcagactttttttttcccccacactTGATTTCCTCCAGAATTAAAAGTTTCACATAGTAACAGGTTGTATTTTGGGTGATGCTGAGGTTTTTGCAGAGGACACTACGGCTCTGATCATGCCTTGCCAATAACAACTCAAGTGATACAACTGGCAGTTCTTTCTTTGACCCCAGGATTCATGTTTTTCTCCAacatacaaaatgtatgttAGATATATTAACAATGTGAGAGtagagataaaaataaaaaacaacataatccaTATGGCTTCAagaattaaattattaattaaaggCTAAACTGGTTCATCTGATTGAATGATTCTAGTTAAATcagatgtttttattgttaacGTTGATTGACGTGAATAATCAACAATCAATCATCAATTTACTGTGTACCTCCCTTgtcctttttgttcttttgagaGCTTGCGTAATGATATTTAATGAAACAACAATGCTGATAGTTCCATGTCACATTGTTTCCAGCTGTCTGGGACTCTGACCATCCCGTGGTGGCAATGGTTTCTGAGCCGGTTTGGGAAGAAGACGGCAGTTTACTTCGGCATCTCGGTAAGTAAGAAATGCTTGTTTTTGGTACAACAAAGGCATTAATTCAAAGAGGTCTTGTTATGGAATTGCTCACATCCTTCTATCTCTTTCTATAGTGGGCAGTACCCTTCATGATCCTGATCATCTGCGTCAAGAGCAACCTGATCATTTCTTACTTGGTCTCAGTGGCAGCCGGTGTGAGCGTGGCGGCAGCTTTCCTCCTGCCTTGGTGAGCATGAGTTTATCCACAGAACCCCTGGATCCATATGCAGATATGGCTTTTAGTTGATTGTGTCTTGAGTTTCCTTCTAAACgatgtgtttgtgctttcagGTCAATGCTTCCCGATGTAGTGGATGACTTCAAGGTTAACAACCCAGACATCCATGGCCACGAAGCCATCTTCTACTCCTTTTATGTGTTCTTCATCAAGTTTGCCTCTGGAGTATCCCTGGGTGTCTCTACGCTCAGTTTGAAGTAAGTGAACGGAtccatttttttgtattattcatATTTGTAGCAATTTAATCATAAATTATTCTcatgtacatgtgtttttattctcattgtcattaaaatgtcagttttgtctGCTTGGCCGTGATATGACGCTATATGAGATTAACTCCACATTACAGCTCATCGGTCTAGTGGTCAACAATCACATAATCCTTCACCTAACAGTCTTGCCAAACTGTACTCACATCAGCTCAActtttcatcctctgtctgcattttttcGCAGATTTGCCGGCTATGTCACTGGGAGCTGCTCACAACCTGAGGCGGTCAGTTTAACCCTGAAGGTGCTGGTCTCTCCTGTGCCTGTGGTTCTTATTGCTGTGGGACTGTTGATATTGAAGACCTACCCTATTGATGAGGAAAGGAGGCAGGTCAACCGAAAACTACTGCAGGAGATGCTGTAAGTGAAAAgggaaatgcacacacacacaagcacttaAAACACGACAACACAGAAGTTTATGCTTGATTCGGGATAAACAAACAAGGCTAGACAACTTTTTGTTGTGCAGCAGGACTCGTGCATGACCACAGTAAACAAATCAGTGAGATGCTAAATTCAAatgaaacctttaaaaaaaaaaaaacaacaacaaaaaaaaaactgttttgctATGGTGCATTATTCACCCTGTCTGGACGAAGCCAAGTCCTTTGTGTGTGACCTGTGTGTCCTGGCTGTTCTCCCGTCCTCTAACAGAGACTCTGAAGCTGATTCTGAGTCTGAAACTTCAGCGCTTGGGAGCGACGTGTAGAGTCGGAGGACGAGCCAACCACCACTGCTGCTTTACATGTTTGCCCAGGCTGTTGAGGGACATGACCACCAACTATCTGGATAAACAGAGGAGGGACCACAGACTGCCACTGCTGCCCACACACCATCAGCATTAACTGGCTCCCTCCAGTGGATCACACAGGTTTACGTCGCCCTCTAGTGGCCGGCCAGtgttatgttgtgtgtgtgcgattCAAgtattttctattgtttttttaatctccaACTGTGTCCCAATTAAACTGCATCTACTGAAACTAAAAAGCATACACAATTTTCAAATCTCCACAGTGTATCACTTTGTCAGGTAGTGCCCGGGGTTAGCCTTTGTTCTTCTTGCTTTCACCTCTCAATATTCTTGGAAAGGTTTTCTTTCATTGTTTAGCTGAAACACAGCACAGGGATCTATCCATATTTTAACCTAAATGGGTATCCACTACTGAACTGGACAGCAAAACCTGATCACCTCATCATTTAAACGGAGATAAAACATCTTTTAGTTCAACTGCAGCTCCCATAAGAGCTGTAGTCATTTTTATCTTGGTATCATGAGTTGTTCCTGTAGCTGTCTACAATGTTACTTACCTTGACTAGTTATtagcagctcctccatttcttttgtgcattgcattgtgggacaatgGTATTCATCAACTCTACTATTTTTACACTCCTCCAGTGAATGCACTACATACTGAAAACCTGGTTAAAATCTGTTGGAATTGGGACAGAGTTTGTGATTTTTGTGGTATTGTTTATGAAGTATTTATTGGTTGGTTTACAAGATCAGACCTTCACTCATGCAGACTGGAGTGTGATGTTAcctttaatgtttaccatgtctTCGTCAGGCATGTTTGGTTTTCCATTCAGACAGTGCTCTGaagtaaatatacagtatcagcCCTTATTTATAAAGGGCATACCAGCACCATTTCTCTAATTAGAGTTGTATGGAGTTGTGCTACAATTTCTACTTTTCATTAGATGTTGTTGCCTATAGAGCACATCATAAAAGGCAAAAACTTTAAGTGTACTTGAATCTTCTGAAGGGGAAATGGCACCTCATGttaagatatactgtataaaggCTGAATCACTGCCTTACACACACGTCTTGTATGATTAGTTGTGATGAGATTTTCTGTTGAACTTATTTGTTTAGTGTTCTTTTTGCAACCAAGAAGGGTTTCCCAtcacacctttttttttctctaacatTTCAGCCAATCTCCATGAAGCTTAATAGACATTTCTGAATGTGCTTTCACAGCAAAGTCAACTCCAGTATGAAGTAATTTCATCTAGCATGCACTCACTTCccaagagaagaaaaaagctttatttaactatttatttaaacaaacaatctaAGGGATTATAATTTCTTATGAAAGTACATGTATAATTTATTAAGTGAACGGCTATTGATGTATATGTGATATGTGACTTAAGtcaaatgtttgaaaacaacaaaatagtgtattttttctttttctaagaaattaaaatatcacaAGGTGCTGTAATGTGATTAATGAGCTGCCTTAAAAATATTGTGATTCTCAAACAGCAGCCCAAACCCAGCTTTTCTATTATAAGGTATGCAGGAGACATTTGTCCTCACTTTAGATGCCTTGATTTAACGTCACATGATCTTATATCCTTATTGGTTAAGTTattaaggtttaaaaaaaaaaactttaaaacttcATATATTCTTacatagttttcctttttagGGTTTTGAAATTGCACTGAATGAACCTAATGAAACCCATTACATCTCTCCTTGGTGTTTATATGCTGCTGTATGTATAATATGTAAATACTTTTCTAAGTTTGACCTTGATGAGCAATATGTAAGTCAGTGAAGAGATGAATTCATGTGCTGTAAATTTGCAATCTTAAGTCTGCGAATAAAGTTTGCCAAAACCTGTGATGTCATTGCAGTATCCTAAATCTCTCCCCCACCTTTCATGCATAGAATATTTAACCACTTGTTTCAGCAGATACCTTGAtgaggtttatttatttaatatttagtaGACACAAATTCATGTAAGTTGG is drawn from Siniperca chuatsi isolate FFG_IHB_CAS linkage group LG15, ASM2008510v1, whole genome shotgun sequence and contains these coding sequences:
- the LOC122889001 gene encoding sodium-dependent lysophosphatidylcholine symporter 1-B-like translates to MARGEGPEQYSATSLLSVKPINTEIKKAKPKHLRNRMSVWSKLCYAIGGAPYQITGSALGFFLQIYLLDVAQLDPSHASIILFVGRAWDAVTDPTVGFLVSRSRWTSVGRMMPWILCSTPFAVLTYFLIWYVPPFEQGKVVWYLIFYCLFQSMQTCFHVPYSALTMFISNDQKERDSATAYRMMVEVLGTVLGTAIQGQIVGGATDCPTEPDVPDSSNSTKINMSRVALDETKQAYLIASGVICIIYVLCATILFFGVKEQKESGRKRSQLLTFRQGLWLVISHGPYIKLVIGFLFTSLAFMLLEGNFALFITYALGHRKDFQNILLVIMLSGTLTIPWWQWFLSRFGKKTAVYFGISWAVPFMILIICVKSNLIISYLVSVAAGVSVAAAFLLPWSMLPDVVDDFKVNNPDIHGHEAIFYSFYVFFIKFASGVSLGVSTLSLKFAGYVTGSCSQPEAVSLTLKVLVSPVPVVLIAVGLLILKTYPIDEERRQVNRKLLQEMLDSEADSESETSALGSDV